GCGAATGAATTGACGCATATCGCGAATTCCTGATGGATCGAGGCCGTTCGTTGGTTCATCAAGAATTAACACTTTTGGTCTTCCTAAAAGTGCTTGAGCAATACCTAGCCGTTGTCTCATTCCTAATGAATAAGTTTTAACCCGATCATGGATTCTTTCTTGTAATCCTACCATCTTCGTCACCTCAAGAATACGTTCATCCCCCACATTGTTTAGCATTACGGCAAAATGCTTTAAATTCTCCCATCCTGTTAAATAAGGATACATTTCTGGATTTTCAACAATACAGCCGAGATTTTGCATCGCTTCTGTAAATTCCTTTTCCACATTATGACCACATATATGGATAGACCCAGCGCTGGGGCGAATTAAACCGACCAGCATTCGAATCGTAGTTGTTTTCCCTGCACCATTAGGACCTAAAAACCCAAAAACCTCACCTTGTTTTAAAGAAAAATCAATCCCTTTTATGATCTCTTTTTTGCCGATAACCTTCCGTAGCCCTTTAACAGACATCGTTATTTCGCTCATATACTCCCTCTTTTACATTGTGATTAATGAAGCAACCCGTTCAGCAATCAATTGATAGCCTTCAGTGTTCGGGTGAAAATGATCAGAAAATAAGTAATCATTCACATTTAATTGAAATAAATCAAATGTCGGTACAAATACGGTATTAGGATACATTGCGCTTATTTCCGCACTTTTATAGTTCCATTCACGAACAACCTTAGAGGTATCCTCTGCTTTTTCTAAATCTATAAATGGATTGTACAATCCAATGAAGAAAATATCTGCAGTCGGGTTTACATTTCTGATATCAGTAAGAATGGTATGTAGATTTATATCAAATGCTGCTTCAATTGGTTGCAAGCTCTCTGGACTCATATCGCCCAAACCTTGACCACCTCGAAATAAGTCATTTCCGCCAATTGTAATTAAGAGAATATCTGCATTTTCAACTTGCCTTTGCACTTCCTTCTGTTTAACCTGCTGTGCTAATTGTTCTGTAGTAAGTCCCTTTATCCCAAGATTTGAAAGAGCAAGCTTTTGGTCAGTCTTTTTTTCTAGGTTTTGGACTAAATAACCAACATACCCTTTCCCTTCTGTATCCCCTGTTCCTCTCGTTAAAGAATCGCCTAGGGCCACAATTTGCACCGCTTCCTCCTCTTTTTTCGTTTCCTTTTTCACAACCTTCTCTGTGTTTAATGTGGTTGGGTTATCAAAATAGTCAATTAAAGTAACCCCGAGTCCAACAACACAAATAAGCAACGCTATACATGAGGTTATCGCTACAAATAATACCGATTTATTTCTCAAATCTATTTCCCACCTTTAACCTATCATTTCGACTTAGTTGGTTTAAGCTAATACTGACATTATATCCTTATCCTTTGTAAGAATAGAAAAAAATAAGGAAATTTTTTCTACAATCGACTATCGCAACAAAAAAAATGCTGAGGATTAGCTGGCTTAGTAACCAGTTATCCTCAGCATTAAATATTTTTTATAAAATTTTATATTTTCATTACTCCGCCAGTATTAGCTGAAGTAACAAGCTTCGAATAGCGAGCCAGGTAGCCCTTCTTCACCTTTGGTTCAAAGCCCTTCCAGTTTTCTTTACGTTTTGCCATCTCTTCATTAGAAATTTCAAGCTGGATTTTACGGTTATTCAAATCTAGCTCAATGATGTCTCCATCTTCAACAAAAGCAATTGGTCCACCTTCTGCTGCTTCCAGGTGAAATATGGCCAATCGAGATTCCTCTCGATGCCCCGGAGAAACGACCATCTGTAATCAAACCAACCTTGGCACCAAGTCCACGCCCAACGATTTGGGAAGTAGGTGCAAGCATTTCTGGCATTCCAGGTCCACCCTTTGGCCCTTCATAACGAATGACAACCACATGACCTTCCTTTACTTTTCCTGTAATGATTCCTGACAACGCTTCTTCCTGAGAATCAAAGCAGATTGCCGGACCACGATGATAGCCTCCAACAGCTGGATCAACTGCCCCAACTTTAATGATTGATCCATCTGGAGCTAAATTCCCGAATAACACGGCTAATCCCCCACGTTCTGAGTGAGGATTATCTAATGGACGAATGACATTCTTATCTAAAATTTCAGCACCGGAAACATTTTCGCGTAGTGTTTTACCAGATACAGTTAAACAATCACCGTTAATTGCGTCCGGTTTTTTTAATAACTCATTAATGATTGCACTTACGCCACCGGCATTATGAACATCTTCAATATGATAATCAGATGCAGGAGCAATCTTGGCAAGATGCGGTACACGAGCAGCAATTTCATTAATACGTTCTAATGAATAGTCAATTTCGGCCTCATGTGTTAGAGCTAACGTATGAAGAACCGTATTGGTTGAACCGCCCATTGCCATATCCAATGCAAATGCATTATCAATAGCATCGATTGTAACAATATCACGAGGCTTAATATCTTTTTGAATTAATTCCATTAATTGTTTTGCAGACTGTTTAACAAAGTCTTTTCTCTCTTCTGCTACGGCTAAAATCGTTCCGTTTCCAGGTAAAGCTAATCCAAGTCCTTCAGCCAAGCAGTTCATAGAGTTTGCTGTAAACATTCCAGAACAAGAACCACAGGTTGGACATGCCACTTGTTCAATTTCTTGTAATCGAGCTTCATCAATTTTTCCAGCTTGGAACGCTCCAACACCTTCAAAAACGGAGGTTAAATCGAGTGGGTTCCCTTGAGAATCTACCCCAGCCTTCATCGGCCCACCACTTACAAAGATGGTTGGAATATTGATCCGTAACGCTGCCATCATCATCCCAGGTGTGATTTTGTCACAGTTTGGAATACAAACCATCCCGTCAAACCAGTGTGCATTTACAACGGTTTCAACGGAATCTGCAATGATTTCACGACTTGGAAGCGAATAACGCATTCCGATATGCCCCATCGCAATTCCATCATCCACACCGATCGTGTTCATTTCAAAGGGTACTCCGCCAGCTTCTCTGATCGCATCTTTTACGATTTTACCAAACTCTTGAAGGTGGACATGTCCTGGAACAATGTCAATATATGAGTTAACAACGGCGATAAACGGTTTGTTGAAATCTTCTTCCTTTACCCCTGCAGCACGAAGCAAACTGCGGTGAGGCGCACGATCGAACCCACTTTTTATCATGTTACTACGTAATTCAGCCAAATTCATTACCTCCACAAATATTACTCTATTCAGTAAATTTTAATTTTTTACTATTGTACCATTATTTCTACTATATTTATAGATTTTACGACAATTCTTTATCTTTTTCGTTCGATTTCATTTTTTATAAACAAAAATATAAAACCTAGCATACACTAGGTTTTAAACTTTATTTTATTCTATTATGATATACCCTCTAGTTCTTTTACTAATCGAAGAAATTCAGGTTTGTTTCTCTGTGCTAAGGAGATGTCGATCTCTTTCATAATTTGTTCTTTTCTAAAATCACATAGGGACTTTTCGAGTAGCATTTCCGCAATTAGTGCATCCGTCATGTTGTCTTTTATTTCCAAGTGTCGTGGAGCCTTCGGCATGTTCTGTCTCATAGAATTCGGCAACTTATGTTCCATAGAGATCAACTCCTTGTCCTTTTTTATATTATAATATAATTATTAGAAATTTCAATACTTTTTATTTAAAATTATATAAAAAATTTAAAAATTCTGAAATTTTACCATTAATCTCCTATTTTCAAAATAGGCCTCCCATTTCTGATGAACTGTAGCAACAGTTTTGTTGGATTTCATATAATACTGTAGATTGTCCAAAGGGGGTGAAATTATGAGCTATAATTCAGGTGGCTACGGAGCAGGATTTGCGCTAATTGTTGTTCTGTTTATCCTATTAATCATTGTTGGCACTCGTTTTGGATACTAAGGATCCAAAACCTATGACAACAGACTAACGAATAATCGTTAGTCTGTTTTTGCTTTAATCTATTAATTCAAGAAAATGATGTAAAATTCTTGCAGTTAATCCCCAGATAACCTTGTCCTCATATTTGTAAAAATACTCATCGATATGGGTTTTATGCCAATTATAATTTTCTCCACCAATAATAAGTTCATACGGAAAATCTTGTTCAGGTTGGGCAATTAAATGGACTTTATAAATTTCTGGTTGAACATTTCGAAAGAATTCAAGTGGGACTGTAAATACCTCTGCGACTTCAGATTCATTTGGTACGATAAGTTCAGGCTGATCAATCACACCAACAAAGGGGTAAATGATCCTTCCTAAAGCATTGACCATGTAATCTAGAGGAACGACGTGACGAATGCTATTTACAGAAATCCCTAATTCCTCAGAGGTCTCACGAAGGGCCGTATACTGCTCGTTATGATCATCCGGATCAATTCTTCCACCTGGATAACAAATTTCTCCTGGCTGTCGTCTCATATTAAAGGCTCGTACTTCAAAAAGAATATGAATGCCATCTTCCTTCTCTATTAAAGGCAATAGTACGGCAAACTTTGAAAACTTAGCGCTATCTAAAATGGATAATTGGCGATTTTCTAATTTTGTGATAATTTGATAAATGTCCAAAGAACCTCCCCCTTCATCAAATCGTTCTTTTATCTCTATTATACTTCTATCTATGTTCTCTATATGACAAATGATAACGCTTGTACAATATTTAAACAATGTTTTTACACCGTGATTGCATAGGGCCTGACTATTTGTTTTTATTTTCCCCTAATTTGTCTTTATTTGGTAATGTCGGGCTTGCAGCACCAACAAATCCTGTCTTGTTTCCGCGATTGGCGGACATTGGATCTTCTACAATGCTGGATGCGATATTTGATTTTGGTAATTGTGAAAATTCTTTTCCTCTTGGCATAACTTTACCTCCAATGTAAAAAATTTATTGACCATCGAATAAAAAGACTTGTTAAAGCATTCGATGAAACAAGACCCAAGAACATGTCCTAACTCCATACACATATGCATATATTGTTGAGAAACTTTGAATTAGTGAGGAGGAACAGGAATGTTTGAAAAAGCTATCCTTAGTATGTCATTGCTACGAATACTATCTGGGAGCATTGAAAT
The DNA window shown above is from Bacillus sp. T3 and carries:
- a CDS encoding CoA pyrophosphatase; amino-acid sequence: MDIYQIITKLENRQLSILDSAKFSKFAVLLPLIEKEDGIHILFEVRAFNMRRQPGEICYPGGRIDPDDHNEQYTALRETSEELGISVNSIRHVVPLDYMVNALGRIIYPFVGVIDQPELIVPNESEVAEVFTVPLEFFRNVQPEIYKVHLIAQPEQDFPYELIIGGENYNWHKTHIDEYFYKYEDKVIWGLTARILHHFLELID
- a CDS encoding SGNH/GDSL hydrolase family protein, translated to MRNKSVLFVAITSCIALLICVVGLGVTLIDYFDNPTTLNTEKVVKKETKKEEEAVQIVALGDSLTRGTGDTEGKGYVGYLVQNLEKKTDQKLALSNLGIKGLTTEQLAQQVKQKEVQRQVENADILLITIGGNDLFRGGQGLGDMSPESLQPIEAAFDINLHTILTDIRNVNPTADIFFIGLYNPFIDLEKAEDTSKVVREWNYKSAEISAMYPNTVFVPTFDLFQLNVNDYLFSDHFHPNTEGYQLIAERVASLITM
- a CDS encoding ABC transporter ATP-binding protein, giving the protein MSEITMSVKGLRKVIGKKEIIKGIDFSLKQGEVFGFLGPNGAGKTTTIRMLVGLIRPSAGSIHICGHNVEKEFTEAMQNLGCIVENPEMYPYLTGWENLKHFAVMLNNVGDERILEVTKMVGLQERIHDRVKTYSLGMRQRLGIAQALLGRPKVLILDEPTNGLDPSGIRDMRQFIRYLAEEEGLSVLVSSHLLSEIQLMCDRVAIISKGRVIKTDTVEHLLNQQERLIWRLKPSDKGIKLLKEMTEILKVEGELIFTPYVEGEVGEWNRTLVNANVAVLEMNRKLPSLEDLFLEMTGGDSID
- a CDS encoding IDEAL domain-containing protein; protein product: MEHKLPNSMRQNMPKAPRHLEIKDNMTDALIAEMLLEKSLCDFRKEQIMKEIDISLAQRNKPEFLRLVKELEGIS
- a CDS encoding YjcZ family sporulation protein, which gives rise to MSYNSGGYGAGFALIVVLFILLIIVGTRFGY